Part of the Ignavibacteriales bacterium genome is shown below.
GAAATGGAAAAATTAAAGATGGAAGAAATTATCAATAAATTTCAATTGACCGAAAATGAATTCTCAGTTCTTAATAAGGAAAAATTTCCATTAACTGCATTTAATCTTCAGAATAAAGCAGGGATAGAAATTAAATTGGGGTACCACCTTCAACAATTTGTTTATGAAATGAAAATTCCATTAAAAGGATTGAGCCCAAAAGAGTACTGTGTAAATGCTAATCCTGGAGATGTTATTAAAGTTGGATTTCAAACAGAAGAATTTAACCGCGAGAGACTTGGAAACAAGAACATGGGTGATGGAATGGGGCAAGGAATGGCAGGGGGTAGACGTGGAGGAAAATCAATGGGCGGTGGAGGAAATCGCAAGGGCAATTTTCCGCAGCAATTGAAACAGTTAGATTTCCAGGTAAAATTAACGTTAGTGAGTAGCACGGGTGTGATTCAAAAATAGAAATCCGATTTGAATTTTTATCAAAAAGAATCTGGAAGTAATTGAATTATTTTTTTATTAAATGATTTTAATTCTTACATCAACTGCAGAAAAAGAATCATTCTCATCAATAACCAGCGGATTGATATCGAATTCCGAAATCTCATCGTAATCTAAAATCATTTGGGCGGCTGACTTAATAATTCTATTTAGCATTTCAATATCAATTGCCTTTTCTCCGCGGACTCCACCAAGAATTTTTCCAATCTTTGTTTGGTGAATCAAATCTTCAACATCATAATTTGATAAGTGAGCAGATTTAATTCTTGTATCATTAATAACTTCAACATATTTTCCACCGCTCCCAAACATAATCATTGGTCCAAAGGACTGATCTCTGAATCCGCCCAGCAGCAGCTCGTGTTTGGTTTTTAAGTATGGTTGAAGCAAAAATCCTTCAACGGAAAAATTATTTCTTTTAAAGTTTTGTATCATATCTTCAACAGCAGTAATCAATTCTTCTTTTGATTTGATATTAAGTTTAACCGCTTCAAATTCTGATTTATGAACAACATCTTTGCTTATTCCTTTTAGTACCAATGGGTATTTAAGTTTGTAAATTTCTTCAAGTCTGTAAAGCTCATCTTCGGTGAACATAAAATTATGAACCAGCGGAAGATTATATTCTGCAGCAAGCTGATCAATTTCCTCTGGAAGCAGATAACCCGGATTAAATGAAAACTTTTTGGGAGAAGATGATTTATTTAGTCGTTCATTTAAATCATTTTTATTTCTCTCACCACTTTCTTTTAAAAACAGCATGTTGGAAATAACTTCCACAGTGTCCTCTGGATTTCTGAACACTGGTTTTTTAATTTTTGAATTCTGCCTGTAATCATTCCAGAATTCCGGCAGTGGCATACAAACCTGAAGAATTGGTTTCTCCGAATGAATTTGGTAAACAGCTTCTATTACAGGAAGCGGTTGAACCATAACTGGCTCAACAAAAATTGAAATAACAGCATCGATATTGTAATCGTTGATAACGGTTTCAACAACTCGTTTATAAACTTCGGCGGTTCCTCCTGGAAGCAAGTCAACCGGATTTTCTACACTTCCCTCTCGATGTACAATTTCTTTAAGTTGCTTTTTTGTTTCATTTGTAAATGAAGCTAAAACCAATTGTCTTTTCTCCAAAGCATCAACAGCAAGGATTGCCGGTCCGCCGGCGTTTGTTATAATGGCTACACGGTTTCCTTTCGGTGCCGAGAAATATTCAAAACCTTTTGCGGTGTTAAAAAGTTCGTTTAAATCAGCGGCGCGGATAATTCCAAATTGATTCATTACTGCATCAACAACTTTATCGCTGCTGCCAAGAGCGCCGGTGTGCGATGAGGCTGCTTTCATTCCTTCTAAAGTTCTTCCGGCTTTTAATACAATGGTTGATTTTGTAATTTTTCTTTCGTAGAAGTTCTGTATAAATTCTTTTCCATCAACAAAACTTTCCAAGTAAAGAGCAAGTATTTGTATATTATTATCTTTCTGCCAGAAATCAATTATATCATTCTCATTAACATCCACTTTATTGCCAACAGATATAAAGTGTGCAAATTTAATATCAGTATCTCTTAATGAATTTAACACGGCGGCACCAAGCGCCCCGCTCTGGGATAGAAAACCAACTTTGCCAAACTCGGGTTTTTCTGCAACGAATGTTGCATTAAGTTTTACATCGGCAGATGTATTTATTACACCCATACAATTTGGACCAACCAAACTTGCGCCGGCAACTTTTACTTTTTCTAAAATATTTTTTTCAATTTGTTCCCCTTCCCTGCCGGTTTCCTTAAATCCAGCAGTGATTAAAATAATTGACTTTACATTCTTGCTCAATAGTTCATCAAGCGTTTGCTCAACAATTGATTTCGGAACAAGGATGATTGCCATATCAATTTCTTCATTAATGGAAGAAATAGTCTGATAACATTTTAATCCAAGTATTTCGTCTGCCTTTGGATTTACAGGAAACACTTTTCCTTTATATCCGTAAGTAAGGATTGTTTTAAGAAGCTCATACCCAATGCTTTTTTCTTTTGTGGAAGCTCCAGCAACGCAAATAGATTTTGGATAGAAGAAGTTTTTAAGATTTGAATTCATTTTGTAAAGATAAATTGTTTTTCCAATGATGGCGAATGTTGAACCAGCCAGCAGAAAGCAAACAAGGAACTACCAATTTAATTGTCAGACTTTTCTGGTGTAAGTTCAAAAGTTATTTTTTGAAAACATTGCAAAAATAACAAAAGGAAAGGACAACGAGAATTAAAACTTTAAAGGTTTGAAATCACTTTCCCATCTTATAATACCGCAGCTCAATTATAATTTAGATGATCGTAATGCTACTGTAAATTAAAAAGTTCCCCAATTCTAAAATATTTTACTTAAAAAATTATTCTTGACACTTCATACAAATAGATTTAGTTTCCATCGCACGCAAAAGTGTTTAATGCACATAAAAAATAGGTTTTATATGAGAATTTTTTACTTTTCAAAATTTATTATAAATGCTGCTTTATGGATTTCAATTTCGGGCAGCCTTGTGTTTGCAGCAAATGGAAAGATTACTGGAAGAATTACAGATAAGCAAACAGGCGAATCAGTTCCATCAGCAAACATTATAATAACACACGTTATTTTGTCTAACGGCTCTGAAGTACCGGTAAATTTTTCTCGCGGTGCTGCTGCAGATCCAGAAGGTTACTACTTTATTCTTGATGTACCGCCGGGCAAATATACAATTAAAGCAAGCAGTATTGGCTTTTCTTCTGTAACACAGAAAGATGTTGAAGTTGGATTGGATAGAACAATTTCACTCAACTTCCAATTGTCATCAACTGCTATTGAGGTAAACCAGGTTGTAGTTACAGCAAAGCGGGAAATTGTTAAACAGGACGTTTCCGGTACACAAGAAGTAATTGCTACAGAACGCATTGAACATATGCCCGTGTTAAGAGTTGATGAATTTATAGGGAAGATAAAGGGAGTAGAACTGCAGAGCGGCGCTGAAGGAAATGGATTGAGTGTTCGTGGTGGTGCAATTAGAGAAACAGATGTGCGGTTAGACGGAATTTCTTTGCAGGATCCAAGAACAGAAAATTCCTACTTGGCTTTAAACTCAACGTCAATCCAGGAAATACAAATTCTAACCGGCGGTTTCCAGGCAAAGTATGGTGGAATTCGTTCCGGCTTGTTGAATGTTGTAACCAAAGATGGAAGCAGGGACAGATACCAGGTGTCTATCAAAATGGATGTAGCTCCTAAAAACCAAAAAAGATATTTTGGTACAAATCCATGGAGTAATGAATCTTGGATTTATAGAGTTTATGCTGATACATCAGCAAATGGTTATGCTTTCCGTGGCGTTCCTAAAGGTGATACAACTGTGCCGTTTGAGTTCAGGTCCTTTAAAGGTTGGGGTGGTAAAACGCCACGTTCTGGCGAAAAGCTTCTTGATTCAGTTCAAAACTGGCAATTATGGAAAGCCCAGCATCCGCAATATACATTTCAGGATAAACCGGATTATTACATTGAAGGAAGTATAAGTGGTCCAATACCTGGATCTTTTATTCCAATTTGGAGTGAGTTTGCAGATAGAACTACTTTTTTGTTAGCATGGAAATATGAAAACTCGCAGTTATCATTTCCGGTTGGTCCAAGAAATAATTATGAAGATTGGAATGGTCAATTAAAGTTAACCACCATTCTTCCTAATATGAAACTTTCGGTTAATGGAATGTATTCAAAAATTAATACTGTTAGCGGTGGAAGAACAACAAGTTACGGTGGTGCTTTGCAGGATTATTCCCAAAGCTTTAGTTTTCTTAACAGCACATCATCCTCTGTAACTGCACAAGCAGGCTTAATCGGAGGCGGAAATTATAGACAACTATTTAATAGAAGCAGACTTCAATTTTATGATCAACGCCTTGTGGTTGGAGGTGCAAAGTTAACACATACTCTTAATCCAGCAATGTTCTATACTTTGGATTTTCAGGTTGGTTATACTGATCAAAGTTTACAACCATTTAGAATGGATACTACTGGTGGCAAAAACCTGGTTTCTTTTTATAGCGAAAAGAAGAAGACTTGGTATAGCTATTCCGTTCCCAACTACGGAACTCCAAACGCTTCCACTAACCTGCAACCTGATGTTCTTAATACGTACGATATGTACGGTGGAATACAAAGAATAGATTCATCATATTCTTATGTTTATCAATTTAAGGGTGATTATACAGCTCAGCTTGGCAGACACCATCAGATAGAAGCAGGATTTTCGGCACGATTACAAGATATGTTTGTTTATGCCGGCACATGGCTTCAAACACAATTATCTTACACACCAAATACTTGGCAATATTACAAAGCCAAACCTTTAGAGATGGGTGTTTATTTACAGGATAAAATAGAATTTGAAGGATTGGTTCTGAATGCAGGACTAAGACTTGATTATCTTAATCCAAATAAGGGTGGATTTTCCGCAAAGTTTCCGCTTGATGAAGAATATATTAAGCTATATAACGAAACTTATTTAAACCTGCCGGGTGAAGAACAAAGTTTTGAGCGCTGGAAGGAATGGCGGCAGCTTCTTGATTCTCCACCAGGATGGCCCAGAACAGAAAATAAAATTCAGGTTTATCTTTCGCCACGTATGGGTGTTTCATTTCCAATTACTGAAACAAGCAAAATGTATTTTAATTACGGACATTTTTATCAACGCCCGCCAATCTCGTTTATGTATAATTTATATATAAATCCAGGCAGTGTTACTGTTCCAACGCCGGATTTAAATATGGCAAAAACAGTTTCATACGAATTTGGTTATGAACAATTGTTCCTTGCAGATTTTCTTGTAAATGTAACAGCATACTATAAAGATGTATCTAATGAACCTCTTGCAAGAACATTTATTAATTATTTTGAAAACAACCAGGTTACTCAATATTTTCCAGATGCATATAAAGACATTCGTGGTGTAGAAGTTAGGTTTGAAAAACCGGTTGGTCGATTTGTCAGCTTTAATGCAATGTACGATTATCGGTTAACAAGTGCTGGGCAAAGCGGCTTAGCAGTAGTTTATGAGAACAGATTGAAAGCCAGGGAAGGAGAACTAAGATCAGCTTTTATTTCCACAAGTGAGCCTTTGCCAAGAGCAAATATAAATCTTAATCTTCATACACCAGATGATTTTGGACCTGAATGGTTGGGTACAAATTGGCTCGGTGGACTTTTTGCTAATTTCTTTTTTGAATGGAAAGATGGTGGAAGAATATTACTTAATCCGGAAGAAGCTGATATTAAAAATAGAATTTATGTAGATGTTGTTAATTACTGGAATTTAGACTTTAGAGGTTCAGCACTTTTCTCTACTCCGTGGGGTAGTTTGGAACTTGTTGTTACTATTCAAAACCTAACTAATAACAAATGGCTAAGCACTGGAAATATGACAACATCTCAATTAAATGATTATAAACAATCTTTAAAAACCCCGGATAAAGGTGGAAACGATAAGTGGGGAGAATATGATAAGCCATATATTAAAACTGGCTGGTATGATGCACCACTATTCCTTAATCCAAGAAGGATAGTTCTGGGCTTTAGGTTGAATTTGTAGATTGAATAAGTTGTCCACCAACTTTACACGGGATAAAAAAATATCATCCCAGGTAAATTTGAAGTGTTGACAAGTAATGTAAAAATAAAATTAAAATTTCTTTTAGGTATAAATATGAATGTTAGAAAAGTTTTTCAATGTGCGTTCGTATTCTTATTTGTGTTTTCTCTAAGCACGCGGGCTCAACGCAATTATAATCCGTCGCAGATGCAGTTTAATGTTGGCAAAATTCAAATGACTATGGATAGATCGAACGGATCAGATCCTTCTTATCCGCTGGGAGGCATGCTGTCTCAATATAGCTGGAATTTAACAACTGGAAGTCCGCAAAATACAGAAATCTTTTTCTGGCCTCAGGATGAGTGGCAATCAAATATACTTTATCAAATCTATAATCCTATTTCCCTGGATGATAATGGTATTAAAGATCTGAAAGGAAATAAGCATGATTTGTATATAAGCGGTGATGCGCTGCGAAATATTGGTTATACAGATTGGGCAATTGAAACACGCCGGTATCGCCCGCCAAACATTGTTGTAGATGGTATTCAGCTTAATGCTCCGTACCAGTGGAATGTTGATCCGAATTTAAAATCTGATATTAAAATTGAGTTTGAAGATGTCTTGATTCAATTTGGCATCCGAAGCCGTTGCGAGATGATTGGATTTGCAAATCCTTACCTTGGGGATTTCTTTATCTGGAAAACCACACACAAGTTTACTGGTGAAACGGTTTTACCAAGATCAACCACTCCTGGTGGTAATCGCATAGTTGATCAAACAATTAAATTCTGGTGGCCCCTGTCGTTTAGTTTTGGTCCATCCAAAGCTGGTGAAAAAGCAGTTCAGAATACTTTTTCTTTCGAAGGTCAGGATGATCTTGATAGCTGGTTTAAAAGAAAATCGGAACTTGTAAAAGGAGGAACACGGGATTCACTTTACGTTGCGTACTATTGGGATTCTAATGAACCAACAGCAAAAGTTTATACAAATGGTTCATCAGATAATATGGGCGATCCGGATAGAACCACAGGATTTTTAAATTCAACACAAATTCCAGGATTTACTCTTCTTTATGCTGATAAATCATTTAATCAAAAAGTTGATGATCCGAATCAACCTTATGCAATGCCGCATGCAACTATAAGCAAAGATTTATGGGTAAGAAGAGATGTTAGTTTGAAAAAAACGTATAGGGGTGATGATGACCGTGGTCGCTTTCCTCTTGATGCGATCACTGAAAAATTTTCTACTCGTCCAGAGACGGGACCAATGAGATTTATAACCGTTGGACCATATGAACTAACAAAAGATTCTGCAACAAGCAGGAATGATTCGGTTACATTTGTTTATGCTGTTGGTGTAGGTGGAATAGGTTGGAATGCCGCAGATTCAATTGGAAGATTGTGGATAAATAATGAAATTTCGGATTCGGTTAAAGATGCTTGGGTAATGAAAGGAAAAGATTCATTATGGCAAACGCTTGATAGAGCTAATTGGGCTTGGAATAGATTAAACAATGGGCAGCAAATCCCAGCGTCTCCGCCGCCGCCAGATATTGATGTTGCATCGGGCCCGGAAAAAAATTATGTAAAATGGAGCTACCCGGATCCTGCTTACTTTAAAGATGCAGAAACAGGTGTAGATGATTGGTATGCCTGGCGGGTATACCGCAAACGCGGAGCATTGCTTGTTAACGATCCTTTAGATCAAAAGAGTAATGCAATTTGGAAGTTGGTATATGAAACTACTGATCGCAATGTACTTTCGTATGATGATATAAATGTTGAGCGTGGTGTAGATTATTATTATGCGGTTACTGCTGTTGATAATGGCTCGCAAAATAATTCCGGTTTATTTACAAATGCTAAATTAGAAAGTTCACGCTATGTAACCCGTTCTTTGCTGCCCGTAATTCCTTTTAAACCAGGTTTATCTGAATCCGGAAAAGTTCGTGTTGTTCCTAATCCTGCAACAGTAGCTGCAGGTGCTGGTTTGGCTGGTGGAACACCGGACAAAATTTCATTTTTCAATTTACCATATAAATGTACTTTAAGAATTTTTACAGAAACCGGCGATTTAATTAAGATAATTGAACATCAGGGTACCGCCGATGAAGAGTGGAATCAGCGCACGGATAATAACCAATATATAACTGCCGGAATTTATATCCTTGCAGTAACCGGATGCCAAAGTGTTGATGGAAATAATCTGGATGATCAGTTTGTAAAATTTGTACTTGTCAGATAATTAAAAAGTCTACTCCCAACCCTCTTATTAAAGTAAGAGGGCTTTTAATGGGTTTAATATGATGGAGTTTAATATGAATAAAAAGTTTTTTCAGGTAATAGTTGTAATGCTGATTGTCGGAAATATCAGCTATTCCCAAATTGTAAAAAAGGGGCAGGTTGGATTCCGCTTTCTTGAAAACCCGGTTTCTGCCGAAGTAATGGGGCGCGGTGGAGTTGGTATTACATCAACACTAAATGCAAATGGTATCTTCTGGAACCCGGCATTGCTTGGTTGGACAGACCACTCGGTTGATCTAAGCCTTAACCATACGCGGGGCATTGCAGATATTAATTATAGCGCTATTGCTGCAGCATTGCATGTTGGCAATTTTGGAGTCCTTGGATTTAGTTTGCTGGCAATGGATTACGGAACATTCTATGAAACACACCGCGCAGCTAACGAGCAGGGCTATGTTGAAACTGGAACGTTTTCTCCTGCGGCATTTGCAGTGGGACTTGCTTTCTCCCAGAAAGTTACGGATAGATTTTCATATGGTGTGCATATAAAATATGTTTACCAAAATTTAGGTGATGCATATGTTTCTACAAAAGGAACATCGCTTACAGATTCCGCTTTAACTTTAGAAAAGCGGAGTTATGAATCATCAAAATTTAATACGCTTCCTATTGCTATGGATGTTGGCGCGTACTACGATTTTCTTTATAATGGAATCCGCTTTGCTGCTGTACTTCAAAATATCTCGCGCGAATTCCGTTATGAAAGCGTTGATTTCCCAATGCCGTTTGCTGTAAGTTTTGGGGTAACAGTTCAGCCGTTAAACTTTTTTTATGAAGAAAGTAAAGAACACAATTTTATTCTCAGCTTCGAATCCAGGCACCCGCGAGATTTTGGCGAGAAGATAAAACTTGGTGGTGAATACCATTTTAAAGATTTATTTGTTGCACGAATTGGCTACCAGCAAAATTACGATGAACGTGGTTTAACTTTCGGTGCTGGATTTAAGTATGATGTATCCAATGTGCCGCTCCGTTTTGATTATGCTTACGAACCATTTGGGCTTTTTGGCGGAAGGCATTATTTATCACTTGGAATTAGTTATTGATCGCACTCCTCTAAATAAAATGAATGACCCCGGACTTGTTCGGGGTTTTTTATTCATCATCTACTGACTCCAATCCAAGCTGTTCATAAATCAAAGAGTGTATTGAATCATACCAACTGAAGTAATCTCCAATTTTAGCTTCGATAATTTTGAGTTCATCTTTTGTCAGTTTTCTTCCAAAGTTTTCTTCTGCAACCTGCTGAACATCGGCAAAGTTGATTGAATAGATTATTTTGTTTTCACTTTTCTTATTCATTTCTAAACCTTTCAAAGTATTTGTCTATTTCTGGCCTGAGCTCAATTCCGACTTTTTCGAAGCAATCTAATAAAGCGTGATAAGCACCAACACCACCAAGAAAATCCCAAAATTCGTTTGCTACATATATTTCTTCTTTTAAATCGAGCATTCCTTTCGCTGTCCATCTTTCATACGGCTTTGGCTCATAAGGATTATAAGGAATCGCGATAGCTGTCTTTATTTTCTCTTCAGGATTATTCGATAAAACGGCTGCTACCCATTCTAACAAAGTACGTTTATATTCCTTAAAATTTCCTCGATTTGGCTTGACTGTTTTAATATCGATTAATATCAACGTTCCATCTAAACTTCTTAATTGAAGGTCTACTTTTGTTGGTTTTACAGTTATTAACGCCCCACTCTTGCATACATTTCTAATCTGGTCAATTTCGTGAATTTTATTAGAATCAAGTTGTCCGGTAATTAAACTATCCATTATTTGTTGAATTACTTTTTGTGCCTCTTCGCTTATTTTGTTACCAGAAACTTGTTGGGATTTAGCTTCAATAAAATTGAGTTTTCCAAGCGCTACTGCGACGGGTTCAAAAATCGAATTTCCAAATTTCGAAACTAAAGATTGCATAAAAGAATAAAGCGCCATCCTATCTTTTCCCAATAACCTATAATGAAACGGCATATTGTTAGTTTCGGGTTTATAATTCTTAAACTTATTTTTTAGGGAATTCTTAATAGCATCATTAATAATTTTTATCTGATTTTCTGTAAAGGACATAATTTATATCTCTTTTAAATGGAATATTATTTCTGAATATGCCCCTTTATCTTTCTCTGTTCTATTTAAAACAGGTCTTTTGAATTGGTTTACAATCCTCATCCCCGATTTTTCGGCAATGATTGGGTATATATTGTTCTTGTCATTCGCTACAAGGAATACGCTATAGTCGTCGACAAAGAATTTTTTACAATTCAGTAAAACTTCTGAAATACCTTTAATGTAAGATTCCTTGGCTTCTTTTCCAGTTCCTTTGCACAACGGTCCAATCTCTAATTTATCATTTCTTTTAAAATTAAAAAGATCATAAGCGTAAGCATGTTGTTCGTGGTAATCAATCAATCCAACGTAAGGAGGACTTGAGAAAATTCCTTTTATCTTTTGGCTCTCTACAAGTTTACCAAACATCATATTTTTCTTTTTAATTTCATCAACCAAATTGATGGTACGTGAATCGCCAGTAATACAATATTGCGAAGTATCAGTACGAAGTTTGTTAAAATGAGAAAGTCTTACTAAAGTATCTTTGCTATATCGTTCCCACCAGCTAAGAATAGAAAACAATGGCTTACAAATCTTTCCATGCTTTGCACAAAAGTAAGTAGAAGTTATTGGTTCTTTCAGCGTTGCTAAGTCAGCGTGTGTTGTTGCCCTGCAAGATCGAATTGTTCGGCTTAAAATAATGGTTAGAACTTTTTTTGTAGAAGGATTTTTTATTTTCTTTACTAAATTAAAAGCGAAATCAATTTCTGAACGGATATGATGCAAGTACCATTTATCTAAAAACGTATCTTGGCTTTCTATCTTTAACTTTATATCAAATTCTTTTATCAACTTTTTGAATACAGGTAAAAACTCTTTAGCTTTTTCTTCACCATAAACATCTTCATCTATTTCCTTTCGTTTAACTTTGTACTTGAATTCAGGAGATGGAAAGAATTTAGTGTTAAATTTAAAAAGCTCTTCAACTAATCGAGCTTCAAACTTTATTGTAGCTAAATCAGTAATAAACCGTTTAAGAGCTAAAGTAATATTTTGAATTTCTTTGTGGAGATCGATAAAATTAGGCTTACCCACTTTTACGTTGCTAATAAGTGCATTAAAAGCGGAGACATCAATTCCTATTGCGTGTATTCCAAGTTCACTTGCTTGTACCAACGTTGTTCCACTCCCACAAAAGGGATCCAGAATTATGTCTCCTTTGTTGAAGTAAACTTCTTTTTTGAATTCGTCGGTATGGTCATCTAAAAAATATTCAACAAGCTGTGGAATAAACTTCCCTTTATATGGATGCAATCGGTGAACATGTTTTGTCGTTTCTGCTTCTTTGAAAGATTCAAAAGAAAGATGCCAGTTCAAATCATCGCCAAGCCTATCTTTCCAATTCATCTCTCTTTTCCCGTAATACGAATCGTAATAGTGTTGTAACTCGGCTCTGGAAATAGTTATTCCACCATTCTCACCAAACTTTTTAATTCTTCCATATTGGATTAAATATGAAACGTTGGATTCCGTTACATTTTTATTTATGTACGAACTTGCCCAAGTGGTTGCTTCTTTAATTGAAATCAAATCGGTCTTAGTGAATAATTCCATTTTTTCTTTTCATTTTATTCTGCTTAAACTTATCAAATTTTCCAGCCTTATTCAATTTAACTTTCGGTTACTTCCTTGCCTTTCTGTTTTCTTTTCAATAGGTTTTTACAAGACAAAAT
Proteins encoded:
- a CDS encoding acetate--CoA ligase family protein, which translates into the protein MNSNLKNFFYPKSICVAGASTKEKSIGYELLKTILTYGYKGKVFPVNPKADEILGLKCYQTISSINEEIDMAIILVPKSIVEQTLDELLSKNVKSIILITAGFKETGREGEQIEKNILEKVKVAGASLVGPNCMGVINTSADVKLNATFVAEKPEFGKVGFLSQSGALGAAVLNSLRDTDIKFAHFISVGNKVDVNENDIIDFWQKDNNIQILALYLESFVDGKEFIQNFYERKITKSTIVLKAGRTLEGMKAASSHTGALGSSDKVVDAVMNQFGIIRAADLNELFNTAKGFEYFSAPKGNRVAIITNAGGPAILAVDALEKRQLVLASFTNETKKQLKEIVHREGSVENPVDLLPGGTAEVYKRVVETVINDYNIDAVISIFVEPVMVQPLPVIEAVYQIHSEKPILQVCMPLPEFWNDYRQNSKIKKPVFRNPEDTVEVISNMLFLKESGERNKNDLNERLNKSSSPKKFSFNPGYLLPEEIDQLAAEYNLPLVHNFMFTEDELYRLEEIYKLKYPLVLKGISKDVVHKSEFEAVKLNIKSKEELITAVEDMIQNFKRNNFSVEGFLLQPYLKTKHELLLGGFRDQSFGPMIMFGSGGKYVEVINDTRIKSAHLSNYDVEDLIHQTKIGKILGGVRGEKAIDIEMLNRIIKSAAQMILDYDEISEFDINPLVIDENDSFSAVDVRIKII
- a CDS encoding PorV/PorQ family protein, with product MNKKFFQVIVVMLIVGNISYSQIVKKGQVGFRFLENPVSAEVMGRGGVGITSTLNANGIFWNPALLGWTDHSVDLSLNHTRGIADINYSAIAAALHVGNFGVLGFSLLAMDYGTFYETHRAANEQGYVETGTFSPAAFAVGLAFSQKVTDRFSYGVHIKYVYQNLGDAYVSTKGTSLTDSALTLEKRSYESSKFNTLPIAMDVGAYYDFLYNGIRFAAVLQNISREFRYESVDFPMPFAVSFGVTVQPLNFFYEESKEHNFILSFESRHPRDFGEKIKLGGEYHFKDLFVARIGYQQNYDERGLTFGAGFKYDVSNVPLRFDYAYEPFGLFGGRHYLSLGISY
- a CDS encoding DNA methyltransferase, translated to MELFTKTDLISIKEATTWASSYINKNVTESNVSYLIQYGRIKKFGENGGITISRAELQHYYDSYYGKREMNWKDRLGDDLNWHLSFESFKEAETTKHVHRLHPYKGKFIPQLVEYFLDDHTDEFKKEVYFNKGDIILDPFCGSGTTLVQASELGIHAIGIDVSAFNALISNVKVGKPNFIDLHKEIQNITLALKRFITDLATIKFEARLVEELFKFNTKFFPSPEFKYKVKRKEIDEDVYGEEKAKEFLPVFKKLIKEFDIKLKIESQDTFLDKWYLHHIRSEIDFAFNLVKKIKNPSTKKVLTIILSRTIRSCRATTHADLATLKEPITSTYFCAKHGKICKPLFSILSWWERYSKDTLVRLSHFNKLRTDTSQYCITGDSRTINLVDEIKKKNMMFGKLVESQKIKGIFSSPPYVGLIDYHEQHAYAYDLFNFKRNDKLEIGPLCKGTGKEAKESYIKGISEVLLNCKKFFVDDYSVFLVANDKNNIYPIIAEKSGMRIVNQFKRPVLNRTEKDKGAYSEIIFHLKEI
- a CDS encoding TdeIII family type II restriction endonuclease; this encodes MSFTENQIKIINDAIKNSLKNKFKNYKPETNNMPFHYRLLGKDRMALYSFMQSLVSKFGNSIFEPVAVALGKLNFIEAKSQQVSGNKISEEAQKVIQQIMDSLITGQLDSNKIHEIDQIRNVCKSGALITVKPTKVDLQLRSLDGTLILIDIKTVKPNRGNFKEYKRTLLEWVAAVLSNNPEEKIKTAIAIPYNPYEPKPYERWTAKGMLDLKEEIYVANEFWDFLGGVGAYHALLDCFEKVGIELRPEIDKYFERFRNE
- a CDS encoding TonB-dependent receptor, with the translated sequence MRIFYFSKFIINAALWISISGSLVFAANGKITGRITDKQTGESVPSANIIITHVILSNGSEVPVNFSRGAAADPEGYYFILDVPPGKYTIKASSIGFSSVTQKDVEVGLDRTISLNFQLSSTAIEVNQVVVTAKREIVKQDVSGTQEVIATERIEHMPVLRVDEFIGKIKGVELQSGAEGNGLSVRGGAIRETDVRLDGISLQDPRTENSYLALNSTSIQEIQILTGGFQAKYGGIRSGLLNVVTKDGSRDRYQVSIKMDVAPKNQKRYFGTNPWSNESWIYRVYADTSANGYAFRGVPKGDTTVPFEFRSFKGWGGKTPRSGEKLLDSVQNWQLWKAQHPQYTFQDKPDYYIEGSISGPIPGSFIPIWSEFADRTTFLLAWKYENSQLSFPVGPRNNYEDWNGQLKLTTILPNMKLSVNGMYSKINTVSGGRTTSYGGALQDYSQSFSFLNSTSSSVTAQAGLIGGGNYRQLFNRSRLQFYDQRLVVGGAKLTHTLNPAMFYTLDFQVGYTDQSLQPFRMDTTGGKNLVSFYSEKKKTWYSYSVPNYGTPNASTNLQPDVLNTYDMYGGIQRIDSSYSYVYQFKGDYTAQLGRHHQIEAGFSARLQDMFVYAGTWLQTQLSYTPNTWQYYKAKPLEMGVYLQDKIEFEGLVLNAGLRLDYLNPNKGGFSAKFPLDEEYIKLYNETYLNLPGEEQSFERWKEWRQLLDSPPGWPRTENKIQVYLSPRMGVSFPITETSKMYFNYGHFYQRPPISFMYNLYINPGSVTVPTPDLNMAKTVSYEFGYEQLFLADFLVNVTAYYKDVSNEPLARTFINYFENNQVTQYFPDAYKDIRGVEVRFEKPVGRFVSFNAMYDYRLTSAGQSGLAVVYENRLKAREGELRSAFISTSEPLPRANINLNLHTPDDFGPEWLGTNWLGGLFANFFFEWKDGGRILLNPEEADIKNRIYVDVVNYWNLDFRGSALFSTPWGSLELVVTIQNLTNNKWLSTGNMTTSQLNDYKQSLKTPDKGGNDKWGEYDKPYIKTGWYDAPLFLNPRRIVLGFRLNL